The segment ACAAAGGTATCTCCATCTACATAGGTTTCAATACGATCTAGCTCTTCTTCTGGTCCGACAATCTTAATACTTTGCATCTCATCCGATTGCTCAAAATGAAGTTCGGGGGAGCCCATAAGTTTAATTCGAGTAAACTCGGGCAAGCCCACTTCTTTTTCTATCGTTTGAGCTATACCAGGAATTCCTACTAAGATAAGTAAGGTGAATATTAAGACTTTTAGTTTTTTCATATATCTTCTATTTTCGTTTGTTCTCATTGTATTACACAAGGTAATCTTTTTTTATTTATTATTCCCTTTTCCAAATTGAAAAGGCTTTCTAGGAGAGAATCTCAACGATTCGTCAACTCGGTTTCTTTGTTCCTTTTCAGACTAGAGTCAAAGATTAATCGCAAGAAAAAGCCTCACAACTTCTTTTCAAGGGTGAGGCTAGCCTAGTATTGCTATGCTTTATCTCTGTTGCACTTTAATCTAAGCGTGGTAAAGCATACGCATCTCCTATTTTTTATCTATATATAAGATAACATAAGTTCTATCATTTCCCAAGGAATCTGCTTAAGAACCCTTGTTTACGGGTTTTCAAAAGATGATTGCTTGCCAGATACTTACTTAGGAGGATCTAAATGACTCTTTTACCTCGGGTAAACGCCATAACGAAAATCACTTACTTATTTCTTTAGAAGGATAGGAGTCAATCTGCTTGGGTATTCTTATTCAAAGATCCTTATTCATCATACAAGGACCTATCCGATTGCTTTCTAACGGCTTCATCTCTATTCTCATGGTCCAAGGCTGTATTCACAGCGTGTGAATGATCTGTTTTGTCATTTGAATAGTCACTAATCGCTTTAACATTCCCCTCACATTTTAGTACAGGGATATATCCCTTACCTGGTCTATCCAAGATAGGCATTTGATAAGAGGATACTGTCCAAGCCCTCTCTTTGATTGATTTTTGCTTAGTAACTAAGGTAGGGCTCGTCTTCGTATCTTCTTCTGAATGAACTGCCCTTTGTGCTTTTGCGGTTTGGGGGTATAACCCAAATAGCAAGAGTGCAAGTGCACCCTCTAATATAAAACGTTTCATCGTAATCTTCTTTTAAAGTGTTTATGTATATTATATCTAAAGTATAGATCTGTTTTATTTATCTATGTAACAGTCTATTCATTCCTAGTTCGATATGGGTATAGATAAGTTTCTAACTAGGTTGAAATACACACACCTCATTGAAGAGTTTTCCTTTATGACACCAGCTGTGCCACTCTTATTCATTAAATATAGCTTCATTTTTTGTAGATTTATTTTGACAATACAGCAAGTTTTATTGAATTAATTGCATATTATTTGAAAGAATTATTTTTTACACTTTTGGGGATTACTGTTGGTCTTTAGAACAATACTAAGTAAATATAGACTCTATACTGCTTGTATGGGTCTTTATCTCTATATTATTCTCTAAACTTATTCTTTTATACTTCTATAAATATTGACAGATATTAAAAACCAAAAGGCATACTTCTAACCCTATTTTTTTACTCTTCTTACTTTAGTCTAAAAAGTAAAATGGACTGATCATCCCCTCTTACTTTTTCAAAGAAAACCATAGAGGCCTACTATTTTGAAACCTTTTTGTTGACTCTCTTATCTTAAGTTCTACATAATATTAGGAAAGAGACCTGTAACTATCATTCATTCTAATTTTATATTCAGATCAATGATAACTACAGGTCTCAGTGTCAAATTGTCCATGAAGTCAAAGAACTAAGAGAGAACCAAGGGCTCATCGCTCGGAAGGTTCTCACGAATGAATTAGGAATATAAAGTGGCATTTACTTTTCTTATTCCTTTTTAGTTCATTACTACATTACGTAGTGGTGTTTGCTGATTGAGTTATAGAATCAGCATGCTCATCAGGACAAATAGAAATAGTTTTTTCATATTCTAAGGTATTAGGTTGGTTTATTTGTTTCTTATTTTACGGATCAAATATAGGTAATCCTTTTCTCTTTTTCTAGCTTTTTTGCCCGTCGAACGCACTGCTTTTCAAAACAGTTTTATCTTTAATAAGTGGATGAATTTTTTGATGCCCTCTTGATGCGTG is part of the Bacteroides coprosuis DSM 18011 genome and harbors:
- a CDS encoding hypothetical protein (KEGG: afv:AFLA_090360 hypothetical protein~SPTR: Putative uncharacterized protein;~IMG reference gene:2504107557), which encodes MKRFILEGALALLLFGLYPQTAKAQRAVHSEEDTKTSPTLVTKQKSIKERAWTVSSYQMPILDRPGKGYIPVLKCEGNVKAISDYSNDKTDHSHAVNTALDHENRDEAVRKQSDRSLYDE